Proteins encoded by one window of Streptomyces uncialis:
- a CDS encoding aspartate carbamoyltransferase catalytic subunit: MLRHLISAADLSRDDAVLILDTAEEMARVADRPIKKLPTLRGRTVVNLFFEDSTRTRISFEAAEKRLSADVINFTAKGSSVSKGESLKDTAQTLEAMGVDAVVIRHGASGAPYRLATSGWIDAAVINAGDGTHQHPTQALLDAFTMRRRLVGRDTGLGRDLAGRRITIVGDILHSRVARSNVDLLHTLGAQVTLVAPPTLVPVGVERWPCDVSYDIDTVLPGSDAVMMLRVQRERMNAAYFPTEREYARRYGLNGDRMARMPGHAIVMHPGPMVRGMEITAEVADSDRCTALEQVTNGVSIRMAVLYLLLGGNEPAVTHTRTEEK, translated from the coding sequence ATGCTGCGTCATCTCATCTCGGCCGCCGACCTCTCCCGTGACGACGCCGTCCTGATCCTCGACACCGCCGAGGAGATGGCCCGGGTCGCCGACCGGCCGATCAAGAAGCTGCCGACCCTGCGCGGCCGTACCGTCGTCAACCTGTTCTTCGAGGACTCCACCCGTACCCGGATCTCCTTCGAGGCCGCCGAGAAGCGGCTGTCCGCCGATGTCATCAACTTCACCGCCAAGGGCTCCTCGGTCTCCAAGGGCGAGTCCCTCAAGGACACCGCGCAGACCCTGGAGGCGATGGGCGTCGACGCCGTCGTCATCCGGCACGGCGCCTCCGGCGCCCCCTACCGCCTCGCCACCTCCGGCTGGATCGACGCCGCCGTGATCAACGCGGGCGACGGCACCCACCAGCACCCCACCCAGGCCCTGCTGGACGCCTTCACCATGCGCCGCCGCCTCGTCGGCCGGGACACCGGACTCGGCCGCGACCTCGCCGGGCGCCGCATCACGATCGTCGGCGACATCCTGCACAGCCGGGTCGCCCGCTCCAACGTCGACCTGCTGCACACCCTCGGCGCCCAGGTCACCCTGGTCGCCCCGCCCACCCTGGTGCCCGTCGGCGTCGAGCGGTGGCCCTGCGACGTGTCCTACGACATCGACACCGTGCTGCCCGGGTCGGACGCCGTGATGATGCTGCGCGTCCAGCGCGAACGCATGAACGCCGCGTACTTCCCGACCGAGCGCGAGTACGCCCGCAGGTACGGGCTCAACGGCGACCGGATGGCCCGGATGCCCGGACACGCGATCGTGATGCACCCCGGGCCGATGGTCCGCGGTATGGAGATCACCGCGGAGGTCGCCGACTCCGACCGCTGCACCGCCCTGGAACAGGTCACCAACGGGGTCTCCATCCGGATGGCCGTGCTGTACCTGCTGCTCGGCGGCAACGAGCCCGCCGTCACCCACACCCGTACCGAGGAGAAGTAA
- a CDS encoding dihydroorotase, producing MSKILIRGARVLGGDPQDVLIDGGTIAAVGTGLTAGDATVVEAAGQVLLPGLVDLHTHLREPGREDSETVLTGTRAAAVGGFTAVHAMANTFPVADTAGVVEQVWRLGREHGYCDVQPVGAVTVGLEGKQLAELGAMHDSAAGVMVFSDDGKCVDDAVIMRRALEYVKAFGGVVAQHAQEPRLTEGAQMNEGVVSAELGLGGWPAVAEESIIARDVLLAAHVGSRIHICHLSTAGSVEIVRWAKSKGWDVTAEVTPHHLLLTDELVRSYDPVYKVNPPLRTEADVLALREALADGTIDCVATDHAPHPHEDKDCEWAAAAMGMVGLETALSVVQHTMVDSGLLDWAQVADRMSFRPARIGRLAGHGRPVSEGEPANLTLVDAAYRGEVDPAGFASRSRNTPYRGRELPGRVTHTWLRGRATVVDGKLV from the coding sequence ATGAGCAAGATCCTTATCCGCGGTGCCCGGGTGCTCGGCGGCGACCCCCAGGACGTGCTGATCGACGGCGGGACCATCGCCGCCGTCGGCACCGGCCTCACGGCCGGCGACGCCACCGTCGTCGAGGCCGCCGGACAGGTCCTCCTGCCCGGCCTGGTCGACCTGCACACCCATCTGCGCGAGCCCGGCCGCGAGGACTCCGAGACGGTCCTCACCGGCACCCGCGCCGCCGCCGTCGGCGGCTTCACCGCCGTCCACGCCATGGCCAACACCTTCCCCGTCGCGGACACCGCCGGCGTCGTCGAGCAGGTGTGGCGGCTCGGCCGCGAGCACGGCTACTGCGACGTCCAGCCGGTCGGCGCCGTCACCGTCGGCCTGGAGGGCAAGCAGCTCGCGGAGCTCGGCGCCATGCACGACTCGGCCGCCGGGGTCATGGTCTTCTCCGACGACGGCAAGTGCGTGGACGACGCCGTGATCATGCGGCGCGCCCTGGAGTACGTGAAGGCGTTCGGCGGGGTCGTCGCCCAGCACGCCCAGGAGCCCCGGCTCACCGAGGGCGCCCAGATGAACGAGGGCGTCGTCTCCGCCGAACTCGGACTCGGCGGCTGGCCCGCCGTCGCCGAGGAGTCGATCATCGCCCGCGATGTGCTGCTCGCCGCGCACGTCGGCTCCCGTATCCACATCTGCCATCTGTCGACCGCCGGGTCCGTGGAGATCGTCCGCTGGGCCAAGTCCAAGGGCTGGGACGTCACCGCCGAGGTCACCCCGCACCATCTGCTGCTCACCGACGAGCTGGTCCGCAGCTACGACCCCGTCTACAAGGTCAACCCGCCGCTGCGCACCGAGGCCGACGTCCTCGCCCTGCGCGAGGCGCTCGCCGACGGCACCATCGACTGCGTGGCCACCGATCACGCCCCGCACCCCCACGAGGACAAGGACTGCGAGTGGGCCGCCGCCGCCATGGGCATGGTCGGCCTGGAGACCGCGCTGTCGGTGGTCCAGCACACGATGGTCGACTCCGGACTCCTCGACTGGGCGCAGGTCGCCGACCGGATGTCGTTCCGGCCCGCCCGGATCGGCCGGCTCGCCGGACACGGCCGTCCCGTCTCGGAAGGTGAGCCCGCCAACCTGACGCTGGTCGATGCCGCATACCGTGGAGAGGTGGACCCCGCGGGCTTCGCCTCCCGCAGCCGCAACACCCCCTACCGGGGCCGTGAGCTGCCGGGACGCGTCACCCACACCTGGCTGCGGGGCCGTGCCACGGTCGTCGACGGGAAGCTCGTGTGA
- a CDS encoding PH-like domain-containing protein, translating to MPHPLRSAEALSVLAAEQKSAEVTDWAARIGWLVGLILFVVLVYWLMREGWRWRGTLQGDLPELPTAPDDPGAPRLTLRGRYHGSTTAGQWLDRIVARGLGTRSRAELTLTDAGLDVVRPGATDFFVPTAQLRGARLDKGIAGKVLAEGGLLVVTWAHGDRLIDSGFRSDTAAEHTAWVAGINARTTVHQDTPQHTTTTEGAER from the coding sequence ATGCCTCACCCCCTCCGCAGTGCAGAAGCCCTCTCCGTGCTCGCCGCCGAGCAGAAATCGGCCGAGGTCACCGACTGGGCCGCCCGGATCGGCTGGCTCGTCGGCCTCATCCTCTTCGTCGTCCTCGTCTACTGGCTGATGCGCGAGGGCTGGCGCTGGCGCGGCACCCTCCAGGGCGACCTCCCCGAGCTGCCCACCGCCCCGGACGACCCGGGCGCCCCCCGGCTCACCCTGCGCGGCCGCTACCACGGCTCCACCACCGCCGGACAGTGGCTGGACCGGATCGTCGCCCGCGGTCTCGGCACCCGCTCCCGCGCCGAGCTGACCCTGACCGACGCGGGACTCGACGTCGTACGCCCCGGGGCCACCGACTTCTTCGTGCCCACCGCGCAGCTGCGCGGGGCCCGCCTCGACAAGGGCATCGCGGGCAAGGTCCTCGCCGAGGGCGGACTGCTCGTCGTCACCTGGGCGCACGGCGACCGGCTGATCGACTCCGGGTTCCGCTCCGACACCGCCGCCGAGCACACCGCCTGGGTCGCCGGGATCAACGCCCGGACCACCGTCCACCAGGACACCCCCCAGCACACCACCACCACGGAAGGCGCGGAACGATGA
- the carA gene encoding glutamine-hydrolyzing carbamoyl-phosphate synthase small subunit: protein MSAQTAQPTSSTRAAQVPAVLVLEDGRLFRGRAYGATGQTFGEAVFSTGMTGYQETLTDPSYHRQVVVMTAPHIGNTGVNDEDPESGRIWVSGYVVRDPARKPSNWRSRRSLDEELAAQGVVGISGVDTRALTRHLRERGAMRVGIFSGNALPDEGTMLAEVRQAPEMSGADLSAEVATKEAYVVPAIGAKRFTVAAVDLGIKGMTPRRMAERGIEVHVLPATATVEDVYAVAPDGVFFSNGPGDPATADHPVSVMRAVLDRGTPLFGICFGNQILGRALGFGTYKLKYGHRGINQPVQDRTTGKVEVTAHNHGFAVDAPLDRVSDTPYGRAEVSHVCLNDQVVEGLRLLDKPAFSVQYHPEAAAGPHDAAYLFDRFVTLMEGQRA, encoded by the coding sequence ATGAGCGCGCAGACAGCGCAGCCGACCTCCTCCACCAGGGCGGCCCAGGTCCCCGCCGTACTCGTCCTGGAGGACGGCCGCCTCTTCCGGGGCCGGGCCTACGGGGCCACCGGCCAGACCTTCGGCGAGGCCGTCTTCTCCACCGGGATGACCGGCTACCAGGAGACCCTCACCGACCCCTCGTACCACCGCCAGGTCGTCGTGATGACCGCCCCCCATATCGGGAACACCGGCGTCAACGACGAGGACCCCGAGTCCGGCCGTATCTGGGTCTCCGGCTACGTGGTCCGCGACCCCGCCCGGAAGCCCTCCAACTGGCGCTCCCGGCGCTCGCTGGACGAGGAGCTCGCCGCCCAGGGCGTCGTCGGGATCTCCGGCGTCGACACCCGCGCCCTCACCCGGCATCTGCGCGAACGCGGCGCCATGCGCGTCGGGATCTTCTCCGGCAACGCGCTGCCCGACGAGGGCACCATGCTCGCCGAGGTCCGCCAGGCCCCCGAGATGAGCGGCGCCGACCTCTCCGCCGAGGTCGCCACCAAGGAGGCGTACGTCGTCCCCGCGATCGGCGCCAAGCGGTTCACCGTCGCCGCCGTCGACCTCGGCATCAAGGGCATGACCCCGCGCCGGATGGCCGAACGCGGTATCGAGGTGCACGTCCTGCCCGCCACCGCGACCGTCGAGGACGTGTACGCGGTCGCCCCCGACGGCGTGTTCTTCTCCAACGGCCCCGGCGACCCCGCCACCGCCGACCACCCGGTGTCCGTGATGCGCGCCGTCCTGGACCGCGGCACCCCGCTGTTCGGGATCTGCTTCGGCAACCAGATCCTCGGCCGCGCCCTCGGCTTCGGCACCTACAAGCTGAAGTACGGCCACCGCGGCATCAACCAGCCCGTGCAGGACCGCACGACCGGCAAGGTCGAGGTCACCGCGCACAACCACGGCTTCGCCGTCGACGCCCCCCTCGACCGGGTCAGCGACACCCCCTACGGCCGCGCCGAGGTCTCCCACGTTTGTCTGAACGACCAGGTGGTCGAGGGGCTGCGGCTCCTCGACAAGCCCGCGTTCAGTGTCCAGTACCACCCCGAAGCCGCCGCGGGCCCGCACGACGCCGCGTACCTGTTCGACCGCTTCGTCACCCTGATGGAGGGCCAGCGTGCCTAA